A window of the Cystobacter ferrugineus genome harbors these coding sequences:
- a CDS encoding OmpA/MotB family protein produces MELTADDEVEPRSTRKPRWLLTGTLVVLGLGGWMATRSISSLVERTEQLEREAAESEARVAELQVLRDSMARRLRVLEQQQRTEAAQRVASARRQGEAGVKLARREAARGELESLLQPERERGAAFLEESEGQLRVGLADPLLFTPRGTALTPEGTELLTRVGAKLAVEGHVIQVAVYTDALPEPSSSGWELSAARAVTVTRFLAETVKLPPERLVAMGHALPPASAWMEQGPGVERTRRLELRLVPAPRSPGHDRPRG; encoded by the coding sequence ATGGAGCTGACGGCGGATGACGAGGTGGAGCCCCGAAGCACCCGCAAGCCGAGGTGGCTGCTCACGGGCACCCTGGTGGTGCTGGGGCTGGGCGGCTGGATGGCCACCCGGTCCATCAGCTCGCTGGTGGAGCGCACGGAGCAGTTGGAGCGCGAGGCGGCCGAGTCCGAGGCCCGGGTGGCGGAGTTGCAGGTGCTCCGCGACAGCATGGCCCGGAGGTTGCGCGTGCTGGAGCAGCAGCAGCGCACGGAGGCGGCGCAACGGGTGGCCTCGGCGCGGCGGCAGGGGGAGGCGGGAGTGAAGCTCGCGCGGCGCGAGGCGGCGCGCGGGGAACTGGAGTCCTTATTACAGCCCGAACGGGAGCGCGGGGCCGCCTTCCTGGAGGAGTCCGAGGGCCAGCTCCGGGTGGGGTTGGCGGATCCGCTGCTCTTCACCCCGCGCGGCACGGCACTGACCCCCGAGGGCACGGAGTTGCTCACCCGGGTGGGTGCGAAGCTGGCCGTGGAGGGTCATGTCATCCAGGTGGCGGTGTACACCGACGCCCTCCCCGAGCCCTCCTCGTCGGGTTGGGAGCTGTCGGCGGCCCGGGCGGTGACGGTGACGCGCTTCCTGGCGGAGACGGTGAAGCTTCCCCCGGAGCGGCTCGTGGCCATGGGCCATGCGCTGCCCCCGGCCTCGGCATGGATGGAGCAGGGCCCCGGGGTGGAGCGCACCCGGCGGCTGGAGCTGCGGCTGGTGCCCGCGCCCCGCTCCCCGGGCCACGACCGGCCCCGGGGGTAG
- a CDS encoding nucleotidyltransferase family protein, which yields MKVIAVILAAGEARRMSHSKALIEHEGGKSFLQSLSSTFSKAGCSVLAVVGKDAEAVREQHPAVHLVENTRWNDSQFSSVKAGLDTALEEGAEVVLIHPVDMPAVRATTLKSLLKALGESTEGLRPEFEGAPGYPLLLSRATAERLRETAGEAQLEGAVRGLQLRRIPVKDPGVIVNINTPETYERLFGSAPKLAPPPKRRGKKAEVGTTQENEPASPLNAASEGLQGT from the coding sequence ATGAAGGTCATCGCGGTCATTCTCGCAGCGGGTGAAGCCAGGCGGATGAGCCATTCCAAGGCGCTCATCGAGCACGAAGGGGGCAAGAGCTTTCTCCAATCACTCTCATCGACGTTCAGCAAGGCGGGCTGCTCCGTCCTCGCGGTGGTGGGCAAGGACGCGGAGGCGGTGCGCGAGCAGCACCCGGCCGTTCATCTGGTGGAGAACACCCGGTGGAACGACAGCCAGTTCAGCTCGGTGAAGGCCGGCCTGGACACGGCGTTGGAAGAGGGCGCGGAGGTGGTGTTGATCCACCCGGTGGACATGCCGGCCGTGCGCGCCACCACCCTCAAGTCGCTGCTCAAGGCGCTCGGGGAGTCCACGGAGGGGCTGCGTCCCGAGTTCGAGGGGGCGCCGGGCTATCCGCTGCTCCTGTCGCGCGCGACCGCCGAGCGGCTCCGGGAGACGGCGGGGGAGGCCCAGTTGGAGGGCGCCGTGCGCGGCCTGCAACTGCGCCGCATCCCCGTGAAGGATCCGGGGGTCATCGTCAACATCAACACCCCGGAGACCTACGAGCGGCTGTTCGGCTCGGCACCCAAGCTCGCGCCGCCGCCCAAGCGCCGTGGCAAGAAGGCGGAAGTCGGCACCACCCAGGAGAACGAGCCCGCGTCGCCCCTGAACGCGGCCTCCGAGGGACTGCAGGGCACGTGA
- a CDS encoding CBS domain-containing protein, which produces MPDIILYPRDTVMRALEVMHRYGVHLLPVVEERHGEVLGHVTLEELRRLGNTLPLARMTEILTARAALASEGIAAARPPRVAFVPEGQGSRSTWVH; this is translated from the coding sequence ATGCCTGACATCATCCTCTACCCGCGCGACACGGTGATGCGGGCGCTCGAGGTGATGCACCGCTATGGGGTGCACCTGTTGCCGGTGGTGGAGGAGCGGCACGGCGAGGTGCTCGGGCACGTCACGCTCGAGGAGCTGCGTCGCCTGGGCAACACGCTGCCGCTGGCCCGGATGACTGAAATTCTGACGGCGCGCGCGGCGCTGGCCTCGGAAGGAATTGCAGCGGCGCGTCCTCCGCGCGTGGCCTTTGTCCCTGAAGGACAGGGGTCGCGCTCGACCTGGGTGCACTGA
- a CDS encoding YecA family protein, producing MSRQKPGRNEPCPCGSGKKYKVCHAAEDRAREAAAPPPPSRHPLAGDLQAAMELLRGEDLSRVSSTLEHLGKLLAEWGPVPSLRFDAERFHAHVSRQLDELTEAVERDPAQARHMLRLSTVRELGTRAFLEKLRATLLARATTAGLSAEDRQALCLGALLASTPKDGRVRAEDRPVLDVLFNVQWREWGNQHGQKLAAGLEAQDTDLPEEAREALRKASEGEMEALVKYVESDPGLAARIAQEARERATRVEALMRQPNTPSLLAPEEQVWLTAVLWEPLSALKSPDMDAKTRSAAVVTFLGAVRKALDADKDFLTHLLERVRTRARDTTLDDAARAFFTEAAVAFEAEPVRMVLAAILTSRAEPEARSAEEQVVRADLEAKTRWTAEDLEPYRALLASMNLPAATERIHRAQEWLRAHPIELPPAGA from the coding sequence GTGAGCCGCCAGAAGCCCGGACGCAACGAGCCCTGCCCTTGCGGCAGCGGCAAGAAGTACAAGGTCTGTCACGCCGCCGAGGACCGGGCGCGCGAGGCGGCGGCTCCTCCCCCGCCGTCCCGGCACCCGCTCGCCGGAGACCTCCAGGCGGCCATGGAGCTGCTGCGCGGCGAGGACCTGTCGCGCGTCTCCTCCACCCTGGAGCACCTGGGCAAGCTGCTCGCCGAGTGGGGGCCCGTGCCCAGCCTGCGCTTCGACGCCGAGCGCTTCCACGCGCACGTGTCGCGGCAGCTCGATGAGCTCACGGAGGCCGTCGAGCGCGACCCCGCCCAGGCACGCCACATGCTGCGGCTGAGCACCGTGCGCGAGCTGGGCACCCGCGCCTTCCTGGAGAAGCTGCGCGCCACGCTGCTCGCGCGCGCCACCACCGCGGGCCTGTCCGCCGAGGACCGCCAGGCGCTGTGCCTCGGCGCCCTGCTCGCCTCCACCCCCAAGGACGGCCGCGTCCGCGCCGAGGATCGCCCGGTGCTCGACGTGCTGTTCAACGTGCAGTGGCGCGAGTGGGGCAACCAGCATGGGCAGAAGCTCGCCGCGGGCCTGGAGGCGCAGGACACGGACCTCCCCGAGGAGGCGCGCGAGGCGCTGCGCAAGGCGAGCGAAGGGGAGATGGAGGCCCTGGTGAAGTACGTGGAGTCGGATCCAGGACTCGCCGCGCGCATCGCCCAGGAAGCCCGCGAGCGCGCCACGCGCGTGGAGGCCCTCATGCGCCAGCCGAACACGCCCTCGCTGCTCGCTCCCGAGGAGCAGGTGTGGCTCACCGCCGTCCTCTGGGAGCCCTTGAGCGCGCTCAAGTCCCCGGACATGGACGCGAAGACCCGGAGCGCCGCGGTGGTCACCTTCCTGGGCGCCGTGCGCAAGGCCCTGGACGCGGACAAGGACTTCCTCACCCACCTCCTCGAGCGCGTGCGTACCCGCGCCAGGGACACCACGCTCGATGACGCGGCGCGCGCCTTCTTCACCGAGGCCGCCGTGGCCTTCGAGGCCGAGCCCGTGCGCATGGTGCTCGCCGCCATCCTCACCTCGCGCGCCGAGCCCGAGGCCCGCTCGGCCGAGGAGCAGGTGGTGCGCGCGGACCTGGAGGCCAAGACGCGCTGGACGGCCGAGGACCTCGAGCCCTACCGCGCGCTGCTCGCGAGCATGAACCTGCCCGCCGCCACCGAGCGCATCCACCGGGCCCAGGAGTGGCTGCGCGCCCATCCCATCGAGCTGCCCCCCGCGGGCGCGTGA
- a CDS encoding carboxypeptidase-like regulatory domain-containing protein: protein MNRTALLLLPSLLGLACGEAETAAVSTPESTRLESAALSAVFSGTVVDELGKPIAGARVTVNGVLRVTSSTGAYSLSLTESATGYLLDIRKDGYAPVNTLKTAGQIGQKHVLARGFTKVINPAATNELIDPKSGIRVLVPANSLQTSAGVPVTEQVSFSISPHGPDTMPGDFSARNSAGQSVALETVGAVTLAAVDARGNTLSLIPGRTLDVRIPVPAAVGGTMPACVLNGTCRAAIWLFDPLTGLWKEQAANAQFSTSGTSLKIVGQRKGEILPGDGLGTWNADIEVTTPACTLIEFVNIPLDCYNPPPGTTPEPGIEVGFEQNTVSGTPKSKTLASGSGTSFIALTNLRASTALKLSVEFPPGAPAYCGANLTLTSTPPASATYPQYWATGGLTQFITGPQTFTGYPKNSAGNNITLADVAAGDHPCGSHLYVETHP from the coding sequence ATGAACCGCACTGCCCTGCTGTTGTTGCCCTCGCTCCTCGGTCTCGCCTGTGGCGAGGCGGAGACCGCCGCTGTGTCCACCCCCGAGTCCACCCGGCTCGAGTCCGCGGCGCTCTCGGCGGTCTTCTCGGGCACGGTGGTGGACGAGTTGGGCAAGCCCATCGCCGGCGCGCGCGTGACGGTGAACGGAGTCCTCCGCGTCACCAGCTCGACGGGCGCGTACAGCCTCTCGCTCACCGAGTCGGCGACCGGCTACCTGCTCGACATCCGCAAGGATGGCTACGCGCCGGTGAACACGCTCAAGACAGCGGGCCAGATCGGGCAGAAGCATGTGCTCGCCCGGGGCTTCACGAAGGTGATCAACCCGGCGGCGACCAACGAGCTCATCGATCCCAAGTCGGGCATCCGGGTGCTGGTGCCCGCCAACAGCCTCCAGACTTCGGCGGGCGTGCCCGTCACGGAGCAGGTGTCGTTCTCCATCTCGCCGCATGGCCCGGACACGATGCCCGGTGACTTCAGTGCGAGGAACTCCGCCGGGCAGTCGGTGGCGCTCGAGACCGTGGGCGCGGTGACGCTGGCGGCGGTGGACGCCAGGGGCAACACCCTGAGCTTGATTCCCGGCAGGACCCTGGACGTGCGCATCCCCGTCCCCGCGGCCGTGGGGGGAACCATGCCCGCGTGCGTGCTCAACGGGACGTGCCGGGCCGCCATCTGGCTGTTCGATCCGCTCACGGGTCTGTGGAAGGAGCAGGCGGCGAACGCCCAGTTCTCCACCTCGGGCACCTCGTTGAAGATCGTCGGCCAGCGCAAGGGAGAGATCCTTCCCGGTGACGGCCTGGGCACGTGGAACGCGGACATCGAGGTGACCACCCCCGCGTGCACCCTCATCGAGTTCGTGAACATCCCCCTGGATTGCTACAACCCGCCCCCGGGCACCACGCCCGAGCCCGGCATCGAGGTGGGTTTCGAGCAGAACACCGTGAGCGGGACGCCCAAGTCGAAGACGCTGGCGTCGGGCTCCGGCACGTCGTTCATCGCGCTCACCAACCTGCGCGCCAGCACCGCCCTGAAGCTGTCCGTGGAGTTCCCGCCGGGCGCGCCCGCCTACTGCGGCGCCAACCTCACGCTCACCTCGACGCCCCCGGCGTCCGCCACCTATCCCCAGTACTGGGCCACGGGTGGACTCACGCAGTTCATCACGGGGCCGCAGACCTTCACCGGCTACCCGAAGAACTCCGCGGGCAACAACATCACCCTCGCCGACGTGGCCGCGGGGGATCATCCGTGTGGCTCGCACCTCTACGTCGAGACGCACCCGTAG
- a CDS encoding class I SAM-dependent methyltransferase translates to MTSKRSFFRRAACTWGTTLLLGSGACAHRTSSEAPAPAADAAPRHGHGGHHGGHHGAMPHRFENAEEWVQRFEEPGREAWQKPDEVVKALGLAADAKVADIGAGTGYFAVRLARAVPQGRVYGVDIEPDMVRYMGERAQREGLSNLTPVLASAEDAKLPEPVDLVLIVDTYHHVGERVAWLQRLAEKLRPGGRVAIIDFRVDSSMGPPSVHKLSPERVREELEAAGYRQSQTLSFLPEQYFLVFQRQTP, encoded by the coding sequence ATGACCTCGAAGCGCTCCTTCTTCCGCCGCGCCGCATGCACCTGGGGCACCACGCTGCTCCTGGGTTCCGGAGCCTGTGCGCACCGGACCTCGTCCGAGGCTCCCGCGCCGGCCGCGGACGCCGCACCGCGGCACGGCCACGGGGGACATCATGGAGGACATCACGGCGCAATGCCCCACCGCTTCGAGAACGCGGAGGAGTGGGTCCAGCGGTTCGAGGAGCCCGGGCGCGAGGCGTGGCAGAAGCCCGACGAGGTGGTGAAGGCGCTCGGCCTCGCCGCGGACGCGAAGGTGGCGGACATTGGCGCGGGGACGGGCTACTTCGCGGTGCGGCTCGCGCGGGCCGTGCCCCAGGGCCGGGTGTACGGCGTCGACATCGAGCCCGACATGGTGCGTTACATGGGCGAGCGCGCCCAGCGCGAGGGATTGAGCAACCTCACGCCCGTGCTGGCCTCGGCCGAGGACGCGAAGCTGCCCGAGCCGGTGGACCTGGTGCTCATCGTTGATACGTATCACCACGTGGGCGAGCGCGTGGCCTGGCTCCAGCGGTTGGCGGAGAAACTACGTCCGGGAGGGCGCGTGGCCATCATCGACTTCCGCGTGGATTCCTCCATGGGGCCGCCGTCCGTGCACAAGCTGTCGCCCGAGCGCGTGCGGGAGGAACTCGAGGCCGCGGGCTATCGCCAGTCCCAGACACTCTCGTTCCTGCCTGAGCAATATTTTCTAGTGTTTCAACGCCAGACGCCCTGA
- a CDS encoding LVIVD repeat-containing protein: protein MSRKWRVPVLIAGMVAVSGCEGEKPVPKPPIDIQGEGDWTDTGRYAACNVYSVQGRACGDAETFDVSSCDVASLAQVPADGIYTVVYRTDSQAPAIGADAFRVSADGRLDSFHGVPPMERRVGPREFFLTSTRTLSPTVTARNTLVGCRAEGTRLYGCYVNCRNGRYNGSGTFLAERWTRRAGEEEASGLRLTSESFVEQGMPVDVYVTQGHAYVVSVPNGPEKGGLTVFDVSNPVAPVLVSTLSLPTDNYWNGVWAKGDALYVASADSGVMVFDISEPATPRLVRQVPSEQGPLDVHTVFVEGDRLYAMSPGPRPRTLVFDIRQPQEPVLLGEYVEPQVAGIFPGYPHDALALEGRLYINHWSRGYLIVDVSDPAAPRKLGEFVYPYATSHANAVGRFGERLIAFEGGESWGAHLRVLDVTDPAHPVQVGEYSLGANVSLHNMVLEGSRLYVAHYQHGVRVLDVSVPERPREVAYYNTFLETDPERGTSFYDGAIGMRVPGDGFVYVIDTSRGLLIFPEP from the coding sequence ATGAGCCGCAAGTGGAGAGTCCCTGTCCTGATCGCCGGGATGGTGGCGGTGTCGGGTTGTGAGGGGGAGAAGCCAGTCCCGAAGCCTCCCATCGACATCCAGGGGGAAGGCGACTGGACGGACACGGGCCGCTACGCCGCATGCAACGTGTACTCGGTGCAGGGCAGGGCGTGTGGAGACGCGGAGACCTTCGATGTGTCCTCGTGCGATGTGGCGTCGCTGGCCCAGGTGCCGGCGGATGGCATCTACACCGTGGTGTACCGCACCGATTCACAGGCGCCAGCGATCGGGGCGGATGCCTTTCGCGTATCGGCGGATGGCCGCCTCGACTCCTTTCACGGCGTGCCCCCGATGGAACGCCGCGTCGGCCCGCGCGAGTTCTTCCTGACGAGTACCCGGACCCTCTCCCCGACCGTCACGGCGCGCAACACCCTGGTGGGCTGCCGCGCCGAGGGCACCCGGCTGTATGGCTGCTATGTCAATTGCCGCAATGGCAGATACAACGGCTCTGGCACCTTCCTGGCCGAGCGGTGGACGCGGCGCGCGGGGGAGGAGGAGGCCTCGGGGCTGCGGCTCACGTCCGAGTCCTTCGTGGAGCAGGGCATGCCGGTGGACGTCTATGTCACCCAGGGCCATGCCTATGTGGTGTCGGTGCCCAATGGACCCGAGAAGGGGGGGCTCACGGTGTTCGACGTGAGCAACCCGGTGGCCCCGGTGCTGGTGAGCACCCTCAGCCTGCCGACGGACAACTACTGGAACGGGGTATGGGCGAAGGGGGACGCGCTCTACGTGGCGAGCGCCGATTCGGGAGTGATGGTCTTCGACATCTCGGAGCCCGCCACGCCGAGGCTCGTGCGGCAGGTTCCCTCGGAGCAGGGGCCGCTCGACGTGCACACCGTGTTCGTGGAGGGAGACCGGCTGTATGCCATGTCGCCGGGCCCCCGGCCCCGGACGCTCGTCTTCGACATCCGCCAGCCCCAGGAGCCGGTGCTGCTCGGTGAGTACGTGGAGCCGCAGGTCGCCGGCATCTTCCCAGGCTATCCCCACGACGCGCTGGCCCTGGAGGGGCGGCTGTACATCAATCACTGGTCCCGGGGTTACCTCATCGTGGACGTGAGCGATCCGGCGGCCCCGAGGAAGCTGGGCGAGTTCGTCTACCCCTACGCCACGAGCCACGCCAACGCGGTGGGCCGGTTCGGCGAGCGGCTCATCGCCTTCGAGGGGGGAGAGAGCTGGGGCGCGCACCTGCGGGTGTTGGACGTGACGGACCCGGCGCATCCGGTGCAGGTGGGCGAGTACTCGCTGGGCGCGAACGTGTCCCTCCACAACATGGTGCTCGAGGGCTCGAGGCTGTACGTGGCGCACTACCAGCACGGCGTGCGGGTGCTGGACGTGTCGGTGCCGGAGCGCCCGCGCGAGGTGGCCTACTACAACACCTTCCTCGAGACGGACCCGGAGCGGGGCACGAGCTTCTACGATGGGGCCATCGGGATGCGGGTGCCGGGCGATGGGTTTGTGTATGTCATCGACACCTCGCGGGGACTGCTCATCTTCCCCGAGCCCTGA